CGGTGATAATGTGATCGTTGCCCTTTGCGACAGGGAACTGATCGGAAAGACCCTGAAAGAAGGCGATATAAGTATCACTATTTCGGAGGATTTTTATAAGGGTGACCTTGTATCGGAAGATAGGGTAAGGGACACCCTGGCAGGTGCCGGCAATATCAATATCTTCGGGGAACGGTCCGTATCCTGTGCCATAGAATGTGGTGTTGTGGATAAGGACTGTGTCAGATTTATCGATGGGGTTGCACATGCCCAGGTATTCAGAATTTAAGATTGTGAGGTGTATCTATGAGTGACAGTGCCCAGGATGGAACTGCTGTAGATATTACTACCTATGAGAAACAGGAACTCCTTGAAAAGGTAATTGACAAGCATAAACGTTTTTTGGACGAATATACATCAGAGCTAAGCGGGATAGAGAACCGGATGGAATCCCTGAACTCTGTCATAAGTTCTTCCAAGCAGAAAAAAGAAGAAATGAACAGTAAGCTGGATATCCTGGCTGAAAAGAGGCAGTTATTCTACCATCAGGCTGAAAAGGAACTGGATGATCTCAAATCACTAGCTGAAGGTGATTCTGCATTCCTGAAGGCTTTAAGGGAAGTTTCAGCAGAGGTCTCAAAGGCAAAGACCCAGCTTCCGCCGGAAGAGGAGAAAAAGATTGTCAATTCCATTCTTGAGAATCTGTCCTCGCTCAGTCCAGACAATTCCAATATCAGGGATGCTGTGGCTTTAGCCAAAGCAAGGGTAAACGATGCCCTTGCATCAAGTACGGAGCTGTCCTCTATAAAGAACTCTGATGTGGATTTTGATAAAGAGAAGGCAGATTCTGAAAAAGAACTAAATGAAATAGCTCCCCGGCACAAATGGCTTGAGAACCGTATAGGCAGTCACAGGGAAGCGCTGGACTACTGGAAGAAACTGTCATCAGGACAGGTAAATGAGGTGAAGGCATGACCGATGATCTTTCAAACATGTCAGAAAAAGAGTTAAAGAACAAGGTCAATGATCTCAGGACCCAAATAGGCCAGCATGACAGGGAGTTAAAATCCATCTATAAGGAGTTAAAACTCCACCGCACCAATATGGATGATCTCAAAACAAAGCGCAATGAACTGAACTCTCAGGTAAAAGCACTTGTTAAAAAGGCCCGTGAAGCCAAATCCAAAAGGGATGCCTTCAATGAAAAGATAGCTTCTCTTAAATCTACAAGGAATGAGATCCAGGATA
The window above is part of the Methanolobus zinderi genome. Proteins encoded here:
- a CDS encoding DUF424 domain-containing protein, with the protein product MYLKIHRSGDNVIVALCDRELIGKTLKEGDISITISEDFYKGDLVSEDRVRDTLAGAGNINIFGERSVSCAIECGVVDKDCVRFIDGVAHAQVFRI